The Kwoniella mangroviensis CBS 8507 chromosome 1 map unlocalized Ctg02, whole genome shotgun sequence genome window below encodes:
- a CDS encoding glutamine synthetase, translating into MSELIATKRVDLLAPYLALDQGSKVQAEYIWIDGDGGLRCKTMTLDKAPASVADLKEWNFDGSSTGQAPGDNSDVFLRPVAIFKDPFRGGANILVLCECYDNDGTPNKSNYRANCKKNMELAKEHQPWFGLEQEYTLFDADGQVFGWPKMGFPGPQGPYYCGVGAGRVFARDFIEAHYRACLYAGVNISGINAEVMPSQWEFQVGPCEGIDMGDHLWMARFLLLRIGEEWGIKPSLHPKPLKGDWNGAGCHSNYSTVEMRTPGKGMAAIEDAIKKLEKKHLEHIAVYGEDNDQRLTGKHETASITSFSAGVANRGASIRIPRHVNAQGYGYLEDRRPASNVDPYRVTSILVETTLLS; encoded by the exons ATGTCCGAACTCATCGCTACCAAACGAGTTGACCTTCTCGCCCCTTACCTTGCCCTTGACCAAGGATCCAAGGTCCAAGCTGAAT ACATCTGGATTGACGGTGATGGAGGTCTCCGATGTAAGACCATGACCCTCGACAAAGCTCCTGCTTCCGTCGCCGACCTCAAGGAATGGAACTTTGATGGTTCTTCCACCGGTCAAGCTCCAGGTGACAACTCTGATGTTTTCCTC CGACCCGTTGCCATCTTTAAAGACCCCTTCCGAGGTGGTGCCAACATTCTCGTTCTCTGTGAATGTTACGACAACGACGGTACACCCAACAAGTCCAACTACCGAGCCAACTGTAAGAAGAACATGGAATTAGCCAAGGAACACCAACCTTGGTTCGGTCTCGAGCAAGAATACACCCTCTTCGATGCCGATGGACAAGTCTTCGGTTGGCCCAAGATGGGTTTCCCAGGTCCTCAAGGTCCTTACTACTGTGGTGTTGGTGCTGGTCGAGTCTTCGCTAGAGATTTCATTGAAGCTCATTAC CGAGCTTGTCTTTACGCCGGTGTCAACATCTCTGGTATCAACGCCGAAGTGATGCCCTCCCAATGGGAGTTCCAAGTTGGTCCTTGTGAGGGTATCGACATGGGTGACCACCTCTGGATGGCTCGATTCCTCTTACTCAGAATCGGTGAAGAATGGGgtatcaaa CCATCTCTCCACCCCAAACCTCTCAAGGGAGACTGGAACGGTGCCGGTTGTCACTCCAACTACTCTACTGTCGAGATGCGAACACCTGGTAAGGGTATGGCCGCTATCGAAGACGCCATCAAGAAGCTCGAGAAGAAGCATCTTGAACACATTGCTGTCTACGGTGAAGATAACGATCAACGATTAACCGGTAAACACGAGACTGCCTCCATCACGAGCTTCTCCGCCGGTGTTGCCAACCGAGGTGCTTCCATCCGAATTCCTCGACATGTCAACGCTCAAGGTTACGGTTACCTCGAAGATCGACGACCTGCCTCCAACGTCGACCCTTACCGAGTTACCTCGATCCTCGTTGAGACTACCCTCCTTTCTTAG